In one window of Heterodontus francisci isolate sHetFra1 unplaced genomic scaffold, sHetFra1.hap1 HAP1_SCAFFOLD_236, whole genome shotgun sequence DNA:
- the LOC137362354 gene encoding probable G-protein coupled receptor 139 — MGLVPDLLCYRHWLRSADFNLLTIGILSRGKCGLSKCVTRYLVALAAADLLVIFLDVILRHIPIVYPEQFQFLYSIPLCNIHAILLYAATDCSVWFTVTFTFDRFVAICCQKLKRKYCSEKTAAVVLGTVIVLSCLKNIFWYFMFTGRYLLWNIPWFCDAAEHARNSRIWGTIEFLHYILTPFVPFMVILLLNAVTVRHILVSSRGRRRLRDHSSGERRKDPEMDSRRKSIILLLIISANFILLWAVLMVFSIWSRMWYLGYQSIFLPAFLRELGFMLQLLSCCTNTAFYVVTQTQSRVQLKNVLKYPFTPIFKFIQCCDECMR, encoded by the coding sequence ttaacttgctgacgattgggatcttatctcggggaaaatgcgggctctccaaatgtgtcactcgctacctggtagccttggcagcggcggatctactggtcattttcCTGGatgtgatattgagacacattcccattgtttatccggaacagtttcagttcctgtattccatccccctgtgtaatattcacgccatcctgctttacgcagccacagactgttctgtctggttcaccgtcactttcacctttgatcgatttgtggcgatttgttgccagaagctgaaaaggaaatattgcagcgagaaaacggcggctgtggttctgggaacagtgattgtgctgagctgtttaaagaacatcttctggtattttatgttcacaggtcgGTATTTGCTGTGGAACATCCCATGGTTTTGTGATGCAGCAGAGCATGCTCGGAATTCTCgtatctggggaacaatcgagttcctccattacattCTAACACCGTTTGTCCCATttatggtgattctgctgctcaatgctgtcaccgtcagacacattttagtgagcagtagaggacgcaggagactccgggatcATAGCAGTGGGGAGAGacgcaaagacccagagatggatagccgaagaaaatccatcattttactgttaattatctcggcaaatttcattctgttatgggcagtgttaatgGTGTTTTCGATATGGAGCCGGATGTGGTATTTAGGTTATCAGTCTATATTTCTACCGGCgtttctgcgggaattgggcttcatgctacagctgctgagctgctgcacaaacactgcgttttatgtcgtgacccagactcagtccagagtgcagttgaagaatgtgctgaaatatccctttactccaatttttaaattcattcaatgtTGTGATGAGTGCATGAGATAG